From [Clostridium] symbiosum, a single genomic window includes:
- a CDS encoding TRAP transporter small permease, with product MNKTVKFLLGHFEEILASIFITITTSLVLVNVFLRYFMKTGLYWTEEVTTSCFVWCVFLGAAAGYRRGMHIGVDILVNKLPNTMRNIVRILVDLVLLFTNGYLFYLSVVFVRLSYIKPTAVLGVSSAWVSSALIVGFALTSVYSVGHLIDDIKQIIKTGTFGKGEA from the coding sequence ATGAATAAAACAGTGAAGTTTCTGCTGGGACATTTTGAAGAGATATTGGCCTCCATCTTTATTACTATCACAACAAGTCTCGTCCTTGTAAACGTATTTTTACGTTATTTTATGAAAACCGGTCTTTACTGGACCGAAGAGGTGACAACAAGCTGCTTTGTATGGTGTGTTTTCCTGGGAGCGGCAGCCGGCTACAGAAGGGGAATGCACATTGGGGTTGACATTCTTGTCAATAAGTTACCGAATACAATGAGGAATATTGTAAGGATATTAGTTGATCTTGTTCTGCTGTTTACCAACGGGTATCTTTTTTATCTGAGCGTAGTGTTTGTACGCTTGTCTTATATAAAACCGACTGCGGTACTTGGGGTATCGTCCGCATGGGTCAGCTCGGCCCTGATTGTCGGTTTCGCCCTGACATCGGTTTACTCCGTGGGGCATTTAATCGACGATATCAAGCAGATTATAAAAACAGGCACATTTGGAAAGGGGGAAGCGTAG
- a CDS encoding TRAP transporter large permease yields the protein MAFLPVLIVFILYFSGIPIAYALFASSLFYFGVLNTGSPTDLILQKFITSTQSFPLLAIPFFVMAGSIMNYAGISTKLMSFADVLTGHLPGGLAQVNVLLSMLMGGVSGSANADAAMQCKMLVPEMEKRGYSKGFSAAITAASSAVTPVIPPGINLIVYALIAGVSVGKIFMAGYMPGIFMAICLMITVHIISKKRHYAPSREKRASGGEIWHQAIDSIWALLFPFGIILGLRIGLFTPSEAGAVAVLYCIIIGTLVYKNLRPAHIPIVLRETIEGTSTVVLIIVAANVFGYYMSWERIPQMLTGLLLGITQNKYVMLMIINVLLLFLGMFLEGGAALIILAPLLVPVVKGLGVDLVHFGLVCIVNIMIGGLTPPFGSMMFTCCSITGCELTTFVKECIPFIIALLVALLIVTYVPILTMFIPNLLY from the coding sequence ATGGCATTTTTACCGGTTCTTATCGTATTTATCCTGTACTTCTCAGGGATTCCGATCGCATATGCATTATTTGCATCTTCACTTTTCTACTTCGGTGTGCTGAATACCGGTTCACCGACCGACCTGATTTTACAAAAATTCATCACCAGCACACAGTCGTTCCCATTGCTTGCGATTCCATTCTTCGTTATGGCGGGTTCCATTATGAACTACGCGGGAATCAGCACCAAGCTGATGAGCTTTGCCGATGTGCTGACAGGCCACCTTCCGGGAGGACTTGCCCAGGTCAACGTACTGCTCAGTATGCTGATGGGCGGCGTATCCGGTTCCGCCAATGCCGATGCCGCCATGCAGTGTAAGATGCTGGTTCCGGAGATGGAGAAGAGAGGTTACAGCAAGGGATTCTCGGCCGCAATCACAGCGGCGTCCTCGGCCGTCACACCGGTTATTCCGCCGGGAATCAACCTAATTGTATATGCATTGATTGCGGGCGTTTCGGTAGGTAAGATTTTCATGGCCGGCTATATGCCGGGTATCTTCATGGCAATCTGCCTGATGATTACGGTACATATCATTTCCAAGAAAAGACATTATGCCCCGAGCCGCGAAAAGAGGGCGTCGGGCGGAGAAATCTGGCATCAGGCCATTGATTCCATCTGGGCGCTTCTGTTCCCGTTCGGTATCATCCTGGGTCTTCGTATCGGTCTGTTCACACCGTCCGAGGCCGGAGCCGTTGCCGTTTTATACTGTATTATCATCGGAACACTGGTTTACAAGAATCTGCGTCCGGCGCACATTCCGATTGTCCTCAGAGAGACAATCGAGGGAACCAGCACGGTTGTCCTGATCATTGTTGCGGCCAACGTGTTCGGCTACTATATGAGCTGGGAGCGCATTCCGCAGATGCTGACCGGCCTGCTGCTCGGCATTACGCAGAATAAATATGTGATGCTGATGATTATCAACGTTCTGCTGCTGTTCCTCGGCATGTTCCTGGAGGGAGGCGCTGCGCTGATTATCCTGGCCCCCCTGCTCGTGCCCGTAGTAAAGGGCCTGGGCGTGGACCTGGTGCACTTCGGTCTTGTCTGCATCGTCAACATTATGATTGGCGGACTGACGCCTCCGTTCGGCTCGATGATGTTCACCTGCTGTTCCATTACGGGATGTGAACTGACGACGTTTGTGAAGGAATGTATTCCGTTTATCATTGCCCTTTTGGTGGCTCTGCTGATCGTTACCTATGTTCCGATACTGACGATGTTTATTCCGAATCTGCTCTATTAA